The Juglans regia cultivar Chandler chromosome 2, Walnut 2.0, whole genome shotgun sequence genome includes a window with the following:
- the LOC109002059 gene encoding cellulose synthase-like protein G3 isoform X10, with amino-acid sequence MPNLIYVSREKSKTSPHNFKAGALNVMLRVSATMTNAPIILNLDCDMYSNDPRTPLRALCYLLDPKLMSQLAYVQFPQIFHGINKNDTYSCEYKRPFCSNLLGLDGMLGPNYIGTGCFFNRRAFFGSPSNIVPPEIPELCPDSVVDKSIQSQPVLELAHKVARCNYEYKTKWGYEVGFRYGSLVEDFFTGLRLQCEGWRSIFCNPKRAAFLGDAPISLVDVLNQVQRWSIGSLQVAFSSFSPLTFGIRSLGPLMSLAYTHYCFWSTWFIPLTLYAFLPQLCLLHGLSVFPKLSEPSFILYVFLVLGAYGQDLLEFMIEEGTVQNWWNDQRMWMIRGLSSFGYGCLEFFLKCLGISTYGFGLTSKVIDNEQSKRYGQGMFEFGASSNMFVPLITAAIVNLVSFLTGLVQVLRGRKMEGLFLQMFLAGFVVLNALPIYEAMVLRNDKGRIPFKTTATSTCLALALYGLVSLPLTDSN; translated from the exons ATGCCGAACCTCATCTATGTCTCTAGGGAAAAGAGCAAGACTTCACCCCACAATTTCAAGGCAGGTGCCCTCAACGTCATG CTTCGAGTGTCAGCCACCATGACCAACGCACCCATAATCCTCAACCTGGATTGTGACATGTATTCTAATGACCCACGAACACCTCTTCGTGCATTGTGTTACCTATTAGACCCTAAACTCATGTCCCAATTAGCGTATGTTCAATTCCCTCAAATCTTTCATGGGATCAACAAGAACGATACCTATAGTTGTGAATATAAACGACCGTTTTGTTCTAATctcttgggattggacggaatGTTGGGCCCTAATTATATTGGAACCGGATGTTTCTTCAACCGACGAGCTTTCTTTGGCAGCCCATCAAACATTGTGCCACCGGAGATCCCAGAACTTTGCCCCGACAGTGTTGTTGACAAGTCCATCCAGTCCCAACCGGTTTTGGAATTGGCACACAAGGTTGCAAGGTGTAACTATGAGTACAAGACCAAATGGGGTTATGAG GTGGGCTTTAGATATGGATCACTTGTAGAGGACTTCTTCACGGGGCTTCGACTACAATGCGAGGGATGGAGGTCCATATTTTGCAACCCTAAGAGGGCAGCCTTTTTGGGTGATGCACCAATCAGCCTTGTCGATGTCCTAAACCAAGTCCAGCGATGgtccattggttctctccagGTTGCCTTTTCCAGTTTTAGTCCCTTAACATTCGGTATTAGATCTTTGGGCCCTCTTATGAGCCTTGCCTACACTCATTATTGTTTCTGGTCCACCTGGTTTATTCCTCTCACCCTCTATGCGTTCCTCCCCCAACTATGCCTTCTCCATGGACTTTCTGTATTTCCAAAG CTATCAGAGCCTAGTTTTATCTTGTATGTGTTTCTTGTCCTTGGAGCCTATGGACAAGATCTCCTTGAATTTATGATAGAGGAAGGAACAGTTCAAAACTGGTGGAATGATCAGAGAATGTGGATGATACGGGGGCTCTCATCCTTTGGGTATGGATGCCTCGAGTTCTTCCTCAAATGTTTAGGCATTTCCACATATGGTTTCGGTTTGACCAGCAAAGTGATCGATAATGAACAAAGCAAAAGATATGGGCAAGGTATGTTCGAGTTTGGAGCCTCATCAAACATGTTTGTGCCATTAATAACAGCAGCCATTGTCAACTTGGTATCATTTCTTACGGGGCTTGTACAAGTTCTAAGAGGTAGGAAAATGGAGGGTCTATTTCTGCAGATGTTCTTAGCAGGTTTTGTAGTGCTGAATGCCTTGCCAATTTACGAAGCCATGGTCTTGAGGAATGATAAAGGAAGAATACCATTCAAAACTACTGCAACTTCAACATGTCTAGCTTTGGCTCTTTATGGGCTAGTTTCTCTTCCTCTTACGGATTCAAATTAG